From a region of the Bradyrhizobium diazoefficiens genome:
- a CDS encoding DUF2946 domain-containing protein, with the protein MRARLQKFLPLVLLALAMQVLAPIAACWATGLAVADPLSAGVICHSASDQGGLNDQTGSPAAHAGACALCCLAQANPPLGSSTHAALSIPFRHAERVVWHPSDGLAIAPHEGSSAQARAPPQFS; encoded by the coding sequence ATGCGCGCACGGCTACAAAAGTTCTTGCCCCTGGTCCTGCTCGCCCTGGCGATGCAGGTGCTGGCGCCGATTGCCGCCTGCTGGGCGACCGGCTTGGCCGTTGCCGATCCGCTGTCTGCCGGCGTTATCTGCCATAGTGCGAGCGATCAAGGCGGACTGAACGATCAGACCGGCAGCCCCGCCGCACATGCCGGTGCCTGTGCCCTGTGTTGCCTGGCCCAGGCCAACCCGCCGCTCGGTTCGTCGACGCACGCGGCACTCTCGATTCCCTTCCGCCATGCCGAACGCGTGGTGTGGCATCCTTCGGATGGGCTCGCCATTGCCCCTCACGAGGGCTCGAGCGCGCAGGCGCGCGCCCCGCCTCAATTTTCCTGA
- a CDS encoding sugar ABC transporter substrate-binding protein produces MSGTKDFSTTRRDLLQAAATAGAATAILGSMGINPALAAEVGRSEKPLKAAFSNAGLQATWCAQGKQAAEFWGKLFNVEVTWFDGQLDAVKQRAAIDNMASQKWDFVAIQAFGIGTLTQPVQKMIDAGTPVIDMDTLIAPLDQINVHSFLAPDNEFMGASVTQALCNAIGGKGKIIMTQGALGHTGAQGRAKGFNSVVKQFPNIEVLDTQPADWDVSKTARLWETYLTKYPQIDAAFFHNDDMALAAYNIMKARNRTNILIGGVDAMPPAINAVIDGRMYATVRNPSCRIHGGAIVAGVAAVTGGEKTGQGIPKHVITDGPVVTKANAPGMLWMEEHFLI; encoded by the coding sequence ATGTCCGGGACGAAAGATTTCTCGACGACGAGGCGCGATCTTCTTCAGGCGGCAGCGACCGCCGGCGCCGCGACTGCCATCCTCGGCAGCATGGGCATAAACCCTGCATTGGCCGCCGAGGTCGGACGAAGCGAGAAGCCGCTGAAGGCGGCGTTCTCCAATGCGGGCCTCCAGGCCACCTGGTGCGCGCAGGGCAAGCAGGCCGCCGAATTCTGGGGCAAGCTGTTCAATGTCGAGGTCACCTGGTTCGACGGCCAGCTCGATGCCGTGAAGCAGCGCGCGGCGATCGACAACATGGCCTCGCAGAAATGGGACTTCGTCGCGATCCAGGCCTTCGGCATCGGCACCCTCACCCAGCCCGTGCAGAAGATGATCGACGCCGGCACGCCGGTGATCGACATGGACACGCTGATTGCGCCGCTCGACCAGATCAACGTCCACTCCTTCCTCGCTCCCGACAACGAGTTCATGGGCGCCTCGGTCACCCAGGCGTTGTGCAATGCCATCGGCGGCAAGGGCAAGATCATCATGACGCAGGGCGCGCTCGGCCACACCGGCGCACAAGGGCGCGCCAAGGGCTTCAACTCGGTGGTCAAGCAGTTTCCGAACATCGAGGTGCTCGACACCCAGCCGGCCGACTGGGACGTCTCCAAGACCGCCCGCCTCTGGGAGACCTATCTCACGAAATATCCGCAGATCGACGCGGCGTTCTTCCACAATGACGACATGGCGCTCGCCGCCTACAACATCATGAAGGCCCGTAACCGCACCAACATCCTGATCGGCGGCGTGGACGCTATGCCGCCCGCCATCAACGCCGTAATCGACGGGCGGATGTACGCCACTGTCCGCAATCCGTCCTGCCGGATTCATGGCGGGGCCATCGTCGCCGGCGTCGCTGCCGTCACAGGAGGTGAAAAGACCGGCCAGGGAATTCCCAAGCACGTGATCACCGACGGTCCTGTGGTGACCAAGGCGAACGCGCCGGGCATGTTGTGGATGGAGGAGCATTTCCTGATCTGA
- a CDS encoding TonB-dependent receptor, with product MLRIGAIGGPGLPVLFGLVSSIGSDALAQTASEALPAVTVEAPRISRPKPVTRPSRLRSASAGRAARPVAPNATDGAHGQDNTMTAGAVRADLDRGPAGQTATTIDRSQFDNRPSFSVSDVLRDSPGISIKQGNGPRDFGISIRGSNARNGFGIRNLVIFEDGFPVTQPDGLSRSDLIDPHAYGAIDVIRGPSSALYGNYATGGALNFRTRPGGTIDGVEYGVDGGGYGYLNNYLAAGKKIGNFEGSLFASDARGDGYTGNSWFNTQTVNFLGTLQATPDDRFTVKIINNDLSARLPIRSSLNQYHQNPFQQGCATGAAAAPGCSTVTLFNNGFNATAGTDKETALQAGLGRNDRRTIVGGRWEHDFDKATTWRNRFVFDDRNISQPTSATSAIGDFPSYNFMSDVTKRGDILGLESTAFFGAFYNTLTASSDTRNVMPGGNATLGRITNNLYSETSNYGVRAGEELRLTPSLLAIAGIGWEQTILKGVNTSYSYSGPAGVQNPLKMTAADRQFQNTAPELALLYTINSEWLLRGRIATGYGTPQVSNLFVSANGQSGNNTQLQPQRNLGYDLGFDWKPNTTLKVSATGFYEFFRDELVSQATPAGSPNTSYTFNVPRSEHRGIELAADWKLYPGWRFMAAYTYLDEVYTQYVENIANGAVFSFNRAGKKIPGISPNELTARIGYDEFAGPMAGLGGFVELQWKDSFYMDNANLLRAPGYELVNLNVHYKTELVSDTFRSLNLFLEVRNVFDRTYVASANNIANTVTAAGLQNPASVLANTTGSIYAGSPRVFVTGMKVAFR from the coding sequence ATGTTGCGCATTGGTGCGATCGGAGGCCCGGGCTTGCCCGTGCTTTTCGGGCTCGTGTCGTCGATCGGCTCAGACGCGCTCGCCCAAACTGCCTCGGAAGCGCTTCCCGCAGTGACGGTCGAGGCGCCGCGGATTTCCCGTCCCAAGCCAGTCACCCGGCCATCGCGCCTGCGCTCCGCTTCGGCGGGACGCGCAGCGAGGCCCGTCGCACCCAATGCGACCGATGGCGCCCACGGGCAAGACAACACGATGACCGCCGGCGCAGTGCGGGCTGATCTCGATCGGGGGCCGGCCGGCCAGACCGCGACGACCATCGATCGCAGCCAGTTCGACAATCGCCCGTCCTTTTCGGTCAGCGACGTCTTGCGGGACAGTCCGGGCATTTCGATCAAGCAGGGGAACGGTCCCCGGGATTTCGGCATCTCGATTCGGGGCTCCAACGCCCGGAACGGCTTCGGCATCCGTAATCTCGTGATCTTCGAGGATGGCTTCCCGGTGACGCAGCCGGACGGCCTATCGCGCAGCGACCTGATCGATCCTCACGCCTATGGCGCGATCGACGTGATCCGGGGACCTTCATCGGCGCTCTATGGCAACTATGCGACCGGCGGCGCGCTCAATTTCCGGACGCGTCCGGGCGGCACGATCGATGGCGTCGAATATGGCGTCGACGGCGGCGGTTACGGCTATCTCAACAACTACCTGGCGGCCGGCAAGAAGATCGGGAATTTCGAGGGCTCGCTGTTCGCAAGCGATGCGCGAGGCGACGGCTACACTGGCAACAGCTGGTTCAATACGCAGACCGTCAACTTTCTCGGCACCCTCCAGGCGACGCCGGACGACCGCTTCACGGTCAAGATCATCAACAACGATCTCAGCGCGCGGCTGCCGATCCGCTCCTCGCTGAACCAATACCATCAAAACCCTTTCCAGCAGGGATGTGCGACGGGTGCCGCGGCCGCGCCCGGATGCAGCACGGTCACGCTATTCAACAACGGCTTCAACGCAACCGCCGGAACGGACAAGGAGACCGCCTTGCAGGCCGGGCTCGGCCGCAACGACCGCCGCACCATCGTCGGCGGCCGATGGGAGCACGATTTCGACAAGGCCACGACCTGGCGCAACCGGTTCGTGTTCGACGACAGGAACATCAGTCAGCCGACCAGCGCGACCAGCGCAATCGGGGATTTTCCATCGTACAATTTCATGAGCGACGTCACCAAGCGCGGAGACATTCTCGGCCTGGAGTCCACAGCCTTCTTCGGCGCCTTCTATAATACCCTGACGGCGTCGAGCGACACACGCAACGTAATGCCGGGTGGAAACGCGACGCTCGGCAGGATCACGAACAATCTCTACAGCGAAACATCGAACTACGGTGTGCGCGCGGGGGAGGAACTGAGGCTTACACCATCGCTGCTCGCCATTGCCGGCATCGGCTGGGAGCAGACCATCCTGAAGGGCGTTAACACGTCCTACAGCTATTCCGGTCCCGCGGGAGTCCAGAATCCCCTGAAGATGACCGCCGCAGACAGGCAATTCCAGAACACGGCGCCTGAACTGGCCTTGCTCTATACGATCAACAGCGAGTGGCTGCTGCGGGGGCGGATCGCCACGGGGTACGGCACCCCGCAGGTTTCGAATCTGTTCGTTTCGGCGAACGGGCAGTCGGGCAATAATACCCAGCTCCAGCCCCAGAGAAATCTGGGCTACGATCTCGGTTTCGACTGGAAACCGAATACCACGCTCAAGGTCAGCGCGACCGGCTTCTACGAATTCTTCCGCGACGAGCTCGTATCGCAGGCAACGCCTGCGGGATCACCCAACACGAGCTATACGTTCAACGTGCCGCGATCGGAGCATCGCGGCATCGAGCTTGCCGCCGACTGGAAGCTTTATCCGGGCTGGCGCTTCATGGCCGCCTATACCTATCTCGATGAGGTCTACACCCAATATGTCGAGAACATCGCCAATGGCGCCGTCTTCAGCTTCAACCGGGCAGGCAAGAAGATTCCCGGTATCTCGCCCAACGAGCTGACGGCCCGAATTGGCTACGACGAGTTCGCCGGGCCGATGGCGGGCCTCGGGGGCTTCGTTGAGCTTCAGTGGAAGGACTCCTTCTACATGGACAATGCGAATCTGCTGAGGGCGCCGGGCTATGAGCTGGTCAATTTGAACGTTCACTACAAGACCGAGCTGGTGTCCGATACCTTCAGATCCCTGAACTTGTTTCTCGAAGTCAGAAACGTATTCGACCGCACCTATGTCGCGTCCGCAAACAACATCGCCAACACCGTCACAGCGGCTGGTCTCCAAAATCCCGCGAGCGTGCTCGCGAACACAACGGGATCGATCTACGCGGGCTCGCCGCGCGTGTTCGTTACGGGTATGAAGGTGGCATTCAGATGA
- a CDS encoding MASE1 domain-containing protein, which produces MSDSRFSIPEASSCRSISYAGDLVAIGAIYFALAKGGLALASIHPSATPIWPPTGVALAAVLLRGYRIWPAIFAAAMVANATTAGSVATSIAIATGNSLEALVGAYLINQWSGGCNTFSTPNSVAKFALICVVIATPISASIGLASLATVGYIEPKNFADAWITWWLGDATGALVIAPVIVLWAAGHHHAFSRNEFFETVGVLATAAVVGLIAFSPLIEQTPGRDPLGFLAILPMLWAALRRGPRDTATVALVLAGSTIWGTLMGGGPFTSGPLNSSFLLVLMFLISITVPSLLLSADVEVRKKAEESLRRAQIELEHKVAERTQELEHANAAKSRFLAMASHDLRQPLHALGLFVAQLRTPLNSVERTKTIEQIDAARKEMDEMFNSLLDISRLDAGMLTPRITEFPIARLLQKLETTFNQATREKGLQLRIRRSNAWVRSDAMLLERILLNLVSNAVRYTLRGGIIVGCRRRGETLRIEVWDTGPGIPEDQKQNIFGEFFQVPAQERNRSGGLGLGLAIVDRLRLLLNHPIDLASRVGRGSRFAIELPMVDERVTSTAPVDSPYPAAFSAEGKHILVIADAPMVKEGTVGLLGNWGYSVLTAGSDEAALMRVAQRQQRPDLIVSDYHLASGRTGIRAIEQVNAAFGSSIPAILISGDTAAEPLHDANERGYILLHKPVDPMRLRAVMHELFRDHGG; this is translated from the coding sequence ATGTCCGATTCACGATTTTCGATTCCGGAGGCAAGTTCCTGCCGAAGCATTAGCTATGCCGGGGATCTGGTCGCGATTGGAGCGATCTATTTCGCCCTGGCAAAAGGCGGCCTTGCCCTTGCCTCTATTCATCCCAGCGCAACGCCAATTTGGCCGCCGACGGGTGTCGCGCTGGCAGCGGTGCTGTTGCGGGGATATCGGATTTGGCCCGCAATTTTTGCAGCGGCGATGGTCGCCAATGCCACCACGGCTGGCTCGGTTGCCACCTCAATTGCTATTGCAACCGGCAACTCTCTCGAAGCGCTTGTCGGCGCTTATCTCATCAATCAATGGTCGGGCGGCTGTAACACATTTTCAACGCCAAATTCTGTCGCAAAGTTTGCTCTGATCTGCGTCGTGATCGCGACACCGATCAGCGCAAGCATTGGATTAGCCAGCCTGGCAACCGTCGGGTACATCGAACCCAAGAATTTCGCTGACGCCTGGATCACATGGTGGCTCGGAGATGCGACCGGCGCGCTGGTGATTGCTCCGGTCATTGTGCTTTGGGCAGCAGGGCACCACCATGCTTTCAGCCGCAATGAGTTTTTCGAGACAGTCGGCGTCCTCGCGACAGCGGCAGTAGTTGGCCTCATTGCTTTCAGCCCCCTGATCGAGCAAACGCCAGGTCGAGATCCACTAGGTTTTCTTGCGATCTTGCCAATGTTATGGGCGGCACTGCGCCGCGGTCCGCGCGACACCGCAACGGTCGCACTGGTGCTTGCGGGCAGCACGATTTGGGGGACGCTCATGGGCGGCGGCCCCTTCACGAGCGGACCTCTCAATTCTTCATTCCTGCTGGTGTTGATGTTCTTGATCAGCATTACCGTTCCAAGCTTGTTGCTCAGCGCCGACGTGGAGGTACGCAAGAAAGCGGAGGAAAGTCTGCGCCGCGCACAGATCGAACTCGAGCACAAGGTCGCAGAGCGTACGCAAGAACTGGAGCACGCCAACGCCGCAAAATCACGCTTTCTTGCCATGGCAAGCCATGATTTGCGGCAGCCATTACATGCACTGGGCTTGTTCGTTGCCCAGCTGCGCACGCCGCTCAATTCGGTGGAAAGGACAAAGACGATCGAACAGATCGATGCAGCGCGCAAGGAAATGGATGAAATGTTCAATTCGCTCCTGGATATCTCCAGGCTCGATGCTGGGATGCTTACTCCGAGAATTACTGAGTTCCCAATCGCGCGCCTGCTGCAAAAACTTGAGACGACCTTTAATCAGGCAACGCGAGAAAAAGGCCTACAGCTACGCATTCGGCGAAGTAACGCCTGGGTGCGGAGTGACGCCATGCTGCTCGAACGCATACTGCTCAATCTGGTATCCAATGCTGTCCGCTACACGTTGCGGGGCGGGATCATCGTCGGATGCCGTCGGCGCGGCGAAACGTTGCGTATCGAAGTGTGGGATACCGGCCCCGGTATTCCTGAGGATCAGAAGCAGAACATCTTTGGCGAGTTCTTTCAAGTTCCTGCCCAAGAGCGAAACCGGTCCGGCGGCCTGGGGCTTGGCCTTGCCATTGTTGACAGGCTTCGCCTCCTTCTCAACCATCCGATCGACTTAGCTTCGCGTGTGGGCCGAGGTTCGCGCTTCGCGATCGAGCTTCCGATGGTCGATGAACGTGTCACGTCCACCGCGCCCGTTGACTCCCCGTACCCCGCAGCTTTTTCGGCCGAAGGAAAGCACATTCTTGTTATTGCTGACGCTCCCATGGTGAAGGAGGGAACGGTCGGATTGCTCGGCAATTGGGGATACTCCGTCCTTACCGCCGGGTCCGACGAAGCTGCACTTATGCGAGTTGCTCAGCGCCAACAACGCCCGGATCTTATAGTCTCGGATTATCATCTTGCCAGCGGAAGGACCGGAATCCGCGCAATTGAACAAGTCAATGCGGCGTTTGGTTCCTCAATTCCAGCTATTCTGATCAGCGGCGATACGGCAGCTGAACCATTACATGACGCTAACGAGAGAGGATACATTTTGCTGCACAAGCCTGTTGATCCAATGCGGCTCCGCGCTGTTATGCACGAACTCTTTAGGGATCATGGAGGATAA
- a CDS encoding response regulator transcription factor encodes MKVLVVDDHALIREALHSVLKQLNREAVIFEASNSHQAMCIVEEHADISLILLDINLPDRDGFSVLRELRERYATIAIVILSSSDDQDTVKRAFKLGALGFIPKTTEREVILSAIKLVFSGGVYIPSQMLEETRSPRLTDKPVARDSLKGIGLTDRQIDVLELLMEGRSNKVIARTLNMAVPTVKNHITVVLKALGVASRTEAIIKIGTMGLELPPKSES; translated from the coding sequence ATGAAGGTCCTGGTTGTCGACGATCACGCATTAATTCGCGAGGCCTTGCACTCTGTTCTGAAGCAACTGAACCGAGAAGCAGTCATTTTTGAAGCCTCGAACAGCCATCAGGCAATGTGCATCGTCGAGGAACATGCGGACATCAGCCTCATTCTGCTTGATATCAATTTGCCCGATCGAGATGGTTTCTCCGTTCTCCGCGAACTGCGTGAGCGCTATGCGACCATCGCCATCGTCATCCTCTCGTCATCGGATGATCAAGACACGGTCAAGCGCGCTTTCAAACTGGGCGCTCTGGGTTTCATTCCGAAAACGACCGAACGTGAGGTTATACTCAGCGCTATCAAGTTGGTATTCTCCGGCGGCGTTTACATTCCCTCACAAATGTTGGAGGAAACGAGAAGTCCTCGGCTTACGGATAAGCCAGTGGCCCGTGACTCTCTCAAGGGTATCGGGTTGACCGACCGGCAGATTGACGTGCTTGAGCTCCTGATGGAGGGAAGAAGCAACAAGGTCATTGCCAGGACACTCAATATGGCAGTACCGACAGTGAAGAACCACATCACCGTCGTTCTCAAAGCGCTCGGTGTAGCGAGTCGTACCGAGGCGATAATAAAGATAGGAACAATGGGCTTGGAGTTGCCGCCAAAATCTGAATCGTAA
- a CDS encoding MaoC family dehydratase — MTSFENLSVGDTINGPTFDVSRDSIRLFCDGSLDYNPLHLDDDYMKNSFGKTNFGGIIMHGMNNFGLITRMLTDWAYPAGAIQRRLETRWLKPVKPGDTIQPVGVVKSKQLTQKSRWVLIDVLVRNQKGEHVAAGEAMVEFPLSGSMAASIAS, encoded by the coding sequence ATGACCAGCTTCGAAAACCTCTCCGTCGGCGACACGATCAACGGCCCGACGTTCGACGTCTCCCGGGACTCCATCCGTCTGTTTTGCGACGGCTCGCTCGACTACAACCCCCTGCACCTCGACGACGACTACATGAAGAACAGTTTCGGCAAGACCAATTTCGGCGGCATCATCATGCACGGCATGAATAATTTCGGGCTGATCACCCGAATGCTGACCGATTGGGCCTATCCTGCCGGTGCCATTCAGCGTCGGCTGGAGACGCGCTGGCTCAAGCCGGTCAAACCCGGCGACACGATTCAGCCGGTGGGCGTGGTGAAGTCCAAGCAACTGACGCAGAAATCACGCTGGGTGCTGATCGACGTGCTGGTCCGCAACCAAAAAGGCGAACACGTCGCAGCCGGTGAAGCCATGGTCGAATTTCCGCTATCCGGTTCAATGGCGGCCTCCATTGCGTCCTGA
- a CDS encoding MaoC family dehydratase → MTQAPQFETDFWKDANLRKVWDEIVPGEPRKTIPYKLTLEAIQLYCRSVGEDHPLYFDEAYARQTPYGGLIAPPSIHILLMFACTPADDWMRTPGTINAGQSWSYNKPARPGDTITLQARALDKFIKRERLFVVHDNVFFNQHGDVICSGRGQTIRPA, encoded by the coding sequence ATGACGCAGGCGCCCCAATTCGAGACCGATTTCTGGAAGGACGCCAATCTGCGCAAGGTGTGGGACGAGATCGTCCCCGGGGAACCGCGCAAGACGATCCCCTACAAGCTGACATTGGAAGCCATCCAGCTCTACTGCCGCTCCGTCGGCGAAGATCACCCGCTCTATTTCGACGAGGCCTATGCCAGGCAGACCCCGTATGGCGGGCTGATCGCACCGCCGTCGATCCACATCCTGCTGATGTTCGCCTGCACTCCGGCCGACGACTGGATGCGAACGCCGGGAACCATCAATGCCGGCCAGTCCTGGAGTTACAACAAGCCGGCACGGCCCGGCGATACCATCACCCTGCAGGCCCGCGCACTGGACAAGTTCATCAAGCGCGAGCGCCTCTTCGTCGTCCACGACAACGTGTTCTTCAACCAGCACGGCGATGTCATCTGTTCCGGCCGCGGCCAGACCATCCGCCCCGCGTGA
- a CDS encoding sugar ABC transporter ATP-binding protein, with amino-acid sequence MSQGRSPVLELKSITKSFGGVEALRGVDFTLYPGEIHGLVGENGAGKSTLMKIIAGVHTEFSGRFLIDGVETHFRSARDAHAAGIAMVHQELSVAPDLTVAENVFLGNQPVNRLGLVQWRRMAREAGEQLARFGIDVDPMSRLGDLPIGLQQLIEIARVLFSGARIVILDEPTSALSPPEVERLFATLRRLREEGTSIVFISHFIEDILRVSDTVTVFRNGRKVAETASAATSKGALIEAMIGRGGEALEHSYTDDLMLPQPSDSPVVLKVDQLSLARSLQDVSFEARAGEVLGIYGFMGCGQQELSRILFGKLKPDGGTLAVDGAAKTFASTAAARRAGIALVPESRRAMLFHQEPVYKNISISILDRISALLLKPAEERGIARRQVEQLQIRPPVVGLDLGMLSGGNQQKVALAKWLTYPPKLLVLCEPTRGMDVGAKNDVINIVRDLRAKGLAIIVLSTEPETVLSLADRILVLKRGALVREFRNEPVSKDRLLEAA; translated from the coding sequence ATGTCGCAAGGCCGCTCACCCGTCCTTGAACTGAAGAGCATCACGAAGAGCTTCGGCGGCGTCGAAGCGCTTCGTGGTGTCGACTTCACGCTGTATCCCGGCGAGATCCACGGTCTCGTCGGCGAGAACGGCGCCGGAAAGAGCACGCTGATGAAGATCATCGCCGGCGTGCACACCGAATTCTCCGGTCGTTTCCTCATCGACGGGGTGGAGACGCATTTCCGCTCGGCGCGCGATGCGCATGCGGCCGGCATCGCGATGGTGCACCAGGAGCTCTCTGTCGCGCCCGACCTCACGGTCGCGGAGAACGTCTTCTTGGGCAATCAGCCGGTCAACCGGCTCGGCCTCGTGCAGTGGCGGCGCATGGCGCGCGAGGCCGGCGAGCAGCTCGCCCGCTTCGGCATCGACGTCGATCCGATGTCGCGGCTCGGCGATCTTCCGATCGGGCTTCAGCAGCTGATCGAGATCGCCCGCGTGCTGTTCTCCGGCGCCCGCATCGTCATCCTGGACGAGCCGACCTCCGCCCTCTCCCCGCCCGAGGTCGAGCGGCTCTTCGCCACGCTCCGGCGTCTGCGCGAGGAAGGCACCAGTATCGTCTTCATCTCGCATTTCATCGAGGACATCCTGCGCGTCTCCGACACCGTGACCGTGTTCCGCAACGGGCGGAAGGTCGCCGAGACCGCAAGCGCTGCGACCAGCAAGGGCGCGCTGATCGAGGCCATGATCGGCCGTGGCGGCGAAGCGCTCGAGCACAGCTACACCGACGATCTGATGTTGCCACAGCCGAGCGACAGCCCGGTGGTCCTGAAGGTCGACCAGCTCTCGCTGGCCCGCAGCCTTCAGGACGTCTCCTTCGAGGCGCGCGCCGGCGAAGTGCTCGGCATCTACGGCTTCATGGGCTGCGGCCAGCAGGAGCTGTCACGCATCCTCTTTGGCAAGCTGAAGCCGGACGGCGGCACGCTCGCCGTGGACGGCGCGGCCAAGACCTTCGCCAGTACGGCGGCGGCGCGGCGCGCCGGCATCGCGCTGGTGCCGGAGAGCCGGCGCGCCATGCTGTTTCACCAGGAGCCGGTCTACAAGAACATCTCGATCAGCATCCTGGACCGCATCTCGGCCCTGCTGCTCAAGCCGGCCGAGGAGCGCGGCATCGCGCGGCGTCAGGTCGAGCAGTTGCAGATCAGGCCGCCGGTGGTCGGCCTCGACCTCGGCATGCTCTCCGGCGGCAACCAGCAGAAGGTCGCGCTGGCAAAATGGCTGACCTATCCGCCGAAGCTGCTGGTGCTGTGCGAGCCGACGCGCGGCATGGATGTCGGCGCCAAGAACGACGTCATCAACATCGTCCGCGACCTTCGTGCCAAGGGACTCGCGATCATCGTGCTGTCGACCGAGCCGGAAACGGTGCTGTCGCTGGCCGACCGCATCCTCGTGCTCAAGCGCGGCGCGTTGGTGCGCGAATTCAGGAACGAGCCGGTCAGCAAGGACCGCTTGCTGGAAGCGGCGTGA
- a CDS encoding ABC transporter permease — translation MSSETALAAGQRARGLAPFVRSQMRNIAPFLTLIFLSAFFAFASPSFATLDNLGNVLTQVSVTGIIAVGLTFVILCAEIDLSIASIANVTGIAVAYFTLQESYVNIANIPLPGAVAILLSILLCALLGLVNALGLTVIGIPSFIMTLAMMQIAAGISALLVRGQIAYKVPSLITTLGSGSIGGIPWIVIVAAIMLLGGHLVLTYTRFGRYVYMVGGNREAAEYSGLNVKLILGAVMVISAVCSGIGGMLGVAHFGSAQQNEFDTYLLDSIAAVVVGGTSLFGGRGGIGNTIVGLFVLGVLNNGLDHVNIDSFLKILIRGLILLAALIINVYAQRLREKAAE, via the coding sequence ATGAGCAGCGAGACGGCTTTGGCGGCAGGGCAGCGGGCGCGCGGGCTGGCGCCCTTCGTGCGCTCGCAGATGCGCAACATCGCCCCGTTTCTGACCCTGATCTTCCTGTCCGCCTTCTTCGCGTTCGCCAGCCCCTCTTTCGCAACGCTCGACAATCTCGGCAATGTCCTCACACAAGTATCCGTCACCGGCATCATCGCGGTCGGACTCACCTTCGTGATCCTCTGCGCCGAGATCGATCTCTCGATCGCCAGCATCGCCAACGTCACCGGCATCGCGGTCGCCTACTTCACGCTGCAGGAATCCTACGTCAACATCGCCAACATTCCCCTGCCCGGCGCGGTCGCGATCCTGCTGTCGATCCTGCTCTGCGCCCTGCTCGGCTTGGTCAACGCGCTCGGGCTGACCGTGATCGGCATCCCCTCCTTCATCATGACGCTGGCGATGATGCAGATCGCGGCCGGCATCTCGGCGCTGCTGGTGCGCGGCCAGATCGCCTACAAGGTGCCGAGCCTGATCACGACGCTCGGCTCCGGCTCGATCGGCGGCATCCCCTGGATCGTCATCGTCGCCGCCATCATGCTGCTCGGCGGCCATCTGGTGCTGACCTACACGCGGTTCGGCCGCTACGTCTATATGGTCGGAGGCAACCGCGAAGCGGCCGAATATTCCGGCCTCAACGTCAAGCTCATCCTCGGTGCGGTGATGGTGATCTCGGCGGTGTGCTCTGGAATCGGCGGCATGCTGGGCGTCGCCCATTTCGGCAGCGCGCAGCAGAACGAGTTCGACACCTATTTGCTCGACTCCATCGCCGCCGTCGTCGTCGGCGGCACCAGCCTGTTCGGCGGTCGCGGCGGCATCGGCAACACCATCGTCGGCCTGTTCGTGCTCGGCGTCCTCAACAACGGCCTCGACCACGTCAACATCGACAGTTTCCTGAAGATCCTGATCCGCGGCCTGATCCTGCTGGCGGCGCTGATCATCAACGTCTATGCGCAGCGGCTGAGGGAAAAGGCGGCGGAGTAG